From one Pseudomonas sp. S35 genomic stretch:
- a CDS encoding GAF domain-containing protein translates to MLPSVTAAQSLLSADERAAIAEIEATTSILQLVTRLTGMRFAGIAKFTDLEWVVCSVHDPMAMGITVDDVLDLETTLCSEFCINPQTLFIPQISANGRFATRPVVKQFAIESYAGAPIFLPDGRLFGALCALDSRAMLFDDPNLPETLSLFARLIGCIFFANLTTNDR, encoded by the coding sequence ATGCTTCCCAGCGTCACCGCAGCCCAATCGCTACTCAGCGCAGACGAACGCGCCGCCATCGCCGAAATCGAAGCCACCACCAGCATCCTGCAATTGGTTACCCGCCTTACCGGGATGCGCTTTGCCGGCATCGCCAAGTTCACCGACCTGGAATGGGTGGTTTGCTCGGTCCATGACCCAATGGCAATGGGGATCACCGTGGACGACGTGCTCGACCTGGAAACCACCCTGTGCAGCGAGTTCTGCATCAATCCCCAGACCTTGTTCATCCCGCAGATCAGCGCCAATGGCCGCTTCGCCACACGCCCGGTGGTCAAGCAGTTCGCCATCGAAAGCTACGCCGGTGCGCCGATCTTCCTGCCCGACGGCCGCTTGTTCGGCGCGCTGTGTGCCTTGGATTCACGGGCGATGCTGTTTGACGACCCCAACCTGCCGGAAACCCTGAGCCTCTTCGCCCGGCTGATCGGCTGCATTTTTTTCGCTAACTTGACGACGAATGATCGCTAG
- a CDS encoding AraC family transcriptional regulator: MKNNLDPLVESIGSRISAPGDCPMPIPGLGFYRREQPCTPVVCMVEPSIVLVAQGRKQLWVGGEGYPYDTSRFLVTSLDIPANSEVLEASPARPCLGLTFKLDLRMLAELIAQSELPPKRERSVLKGVGIGVVTEGMLVSFARLVALLDEPEAIPVLAPLIQREIHYRLLQSDQAGRLRQICSVDGQGYRIAKAIDWLKLNYDAVLRVEELAARVQMSAATFHHHFRQLTAMSPLQYQKWLRLNEARRLMLNEHQDVSSAAFKVGYESPSQFSREYSRLFGVPPKRDIAGLRGKPMPSDHSSSS; encoded by the coding sequence ATGAAGAACAATCTGGACCCGCTGGTTGAATCCATCGGTTCGCGAATCTCAGCACCGGGTGACTGCCCTATGCCTATCCCCGGCCTGGGGTTTTATCGGCGTGAACAGCCGTGTACACCGGTGGTGTGCATGGTCGAACCGAGCATCGTGCTGGTGGCTCAGGGGCGCAAGCAATTGTGGGTGGGCGGCGAGGGGTATCCGTATGACACGTCGCGTTTTTTGGTGACGTCGTTGGATATACCGGCCAACTCCGAAGTGCTGGAGGCGAGCCCAGCGCGGCCGTGCCTGGGCCTGACCTTCAAGCTGGACCTGCGCATGCTGGCCGAGTTGATCGCCCAGAGTGAACTGCCGCCAAAGCGCGAGCGCTCGGTGCTGAAGGGCGTCGGCATCGGCGTTGTCACTGAGGGCATGCTGGTGTCGTTTGCGCGGCTGGTGGCGTTACTTGATGAGCCTGAGGCGATCCCGGTGCTCGCACCACTGATCCAGCGCGAGATCCACTACCGTCTCTTGCAAAGCGACCAGGCTGGCCGACTGCGGCAGATCTGTTCAGTGGACGGGCAGGGCTACCGGATCGCCAAGGCGATTGACTGGCTCAAACTCAATTACGACGCGGTGCTGCGGGTGGAGGAGTTGGCGGCGCGGGTGCAGATGAGCGCGGCCACGTTTCATCATCACTTTCGCCAACTCACGGCGATGAGCCCATTGCAGTACCAGAAGTGGCTGCGCTTGAACGAGGCGCGCCGGTTGATGCTCAACGAGCATCAGGACGTGTCCAGCGCGGCGTTCAAAGTGGGCTACGAAAGCCCTTCGCAGTTCAGCCGCGAATACAGCCGGCTGTTCGGTGTGCCGCCCAAGCGTGACATTGCCGGGTTACGCGGCAAGCCGATGCCTAGCGATCATTCGTCGTCAAGTTAG
- a CDS encoding alpha/beta hydrolase: protein MKRLLLALGLLVTSLTALGADMSNGADNFYTSDKVTVEKVTFNTQYGLQVAGNLFVPKHLASGAKSPAIIVGHPMGAVKEQSANLYATKMAEQGFVTLSLDLSFWGESAGTPRNAVLPEFYVEDFSAAVDFLGTRPMVDRERIGVIGICGSGSFAIAAAKIDPRLKAIATVSMYDMGAANRNGLKYGVTLEQRRQILLQAANQRYVEFQGGETLYTSGSPLKLTGNPVADEFFDFYRTPRGQVTPAGASPHTTTMPTLTSNVKFMNFYPFNDIETISPRPLLLITGANAHSREFSEDAYQRAAEPKELLIIPNAGHVDLYDRVNLIPFAQLTAFFKNNLK, encoded by the coding sequence ATGAAACGCCTCTTGCTTGCCCTTGGTTTGCTGGTGACGTCGTTAACTGCTCTGGGAGCCGATATGTCCAACGGTGCTGACAACTTCTACACAAGCGACAAGGTGACGGTCGAAAAGGTCACCTTCAACACGCAATACGGCCTGCAGGTTGCCGGTAATCTGTTCGTGCCGAAACACCTCGCCTCGGGCGCAAAAAGCCCCGCGATCATCGTCGGTCACCCCATGGGCGCCGTCAAAGAACAGAGCGCCAACCTGTACGCCACCAAAATGGCCGAACAGGGCTTCGTCACGCTGTCCCTGGACCTGTCGTTCTGGGGCGAAAGCGCGGGCACACCGCGCAACGCCGTGCTGCCCGAGTTCTACGTCGAAGACTTCAGCGCCGCTGTGGACTTTCTTGGCACCCGGCCGATGGTCGACCGCGAACGCATCGGCGTGATTGGCATCTGCGGCAGCGGCAGCTTTGCCATTGCCGCGGCGAAGATCGATCCACGTCTGAAGGCCATCGCCACCGTCAGCATGTACGACATGGGCGCGGCCAACCGTAACGGCCTCAAGTACGGCGTCACCCTGGAGCAGCGCCGGCAGATCCTGCTGCAAGCCGCCAACCAGCGCTACGTCGAATTCCAGGGCGGCGAAACCCTCTACACCAGCGGCTCGCCGCTCAAGCTGACGGGCAACCCGGTAGCTGACGAGTTCTTCGACTTCTACCGCACGCCACGCGGCCAGGTCACACCTGCCGGTGCGTCGCCACACACCACCACCATGCCGACGCTGACCAGTAACGTGAAGTTCATGAACTTCTACCCGTTCAACGACATCGAGACGATTTCTCCGCGCCCACTGCTGCTGATCACGGGCGCCAACGCCCACTCCCGCGAGTTTAGCGAGGACGCCTACCAACGCGCAGCCGAACCGAAGGAATTGCTGATCATCCCCAACGCGGGGCATGTGGACCTGTACGACCGGGTCAATCTGATTCCGTTTGCCCAGCTCACCGCCTTCTTCAAAAACAACCTTAAATGA
- a CDS encoding EAL domain-containing protein codes for MPNSLVPIVRSLSTRTSLSLARTSLFNFMALLAVVFAAAAYSLIYIARDLDRTEQAESAFHTRKAMQSMEKAMRVTVKDYAFWSDAYKHLHMQVDKEWAYVRGNIGSTLFQDFGFQGLFVVNDANRTVYAVIDGQLQAFELSEWLDQPLTQLLDKARAGADDETPVSTFINVRGSPALVAAAAITPGTDPTVTADGRQASVLVFVDILDSAKLGRIGDDFGVSNLHVASPMDIAKGVFFPLGDNGSAGSLYWQPEQPGLRLIGVGLPLLGLAALLVCLMTWVILRRSTAAALALDASHSSLQTSQNALATSEARFRDVVEASSDWVWEIDADWRFTYLSERFQSVTGLTRDAWIGAAMNDLLGTETGLLSQWLCTPDRRPDLSVQCLYVDAQGLERTTRLSARKMPCGGFRGTATDVTEEVEARRRIEFLSQHDALTGLPNRTRLQAFLDGKLKALPTLEQPVVMLSLDLDRFKPVNDLLGHAAGDRVLNEVSSRLTDCVRHGDLVARVGGDEFVLIISDAGRQDEVEHLCRRLIASIERAIRIDEQEVFISASIGIALAPNDTSDITELLRYADIALYEAKSAGRNTWRFYSGEMNARIIERRRLESDLRYGIKHGELRLHFQPRYRIADGQMVGAEALVRWQHPERGLIAPDTFIPIAEESGLILALSDWVLQTACACAAQWPDTLFVSVNLSPTEFKRGNLMERVHHALQTSGIDPARMELEITESVMLEDGVGALDVMRALKQLGIRIAMDDFGTGYSSLSYLRAFPFDGLKIDRSFLTRLEDSEDDQAIIHAIVGLGRALALTVTAEGIETAEHLAMLKAVACDEGQGYFLSRPLDIDAFNRLLGPT; via the coding sequence ATGCCCAACTCACTCGTTCCAATCGTCCGCTCGCTGTCTACCCGTACCAGCCTGTCGCTGGCGCGTACGTCACTGTTCAATTTCATGGCCCTGCTGGCTGTGGTCTTTGCGGCAGCGGCGTACTCGTTGATCTACATCGCCCGCGACCTGGACCGCACCGAACAGGCCGAAAGCGCGTTTCATACCCGTAAAGCCATGCAGTCCATGGAAAAAGCCATGCGGGTAACGGTCAAGGATTACGCATTCTGGAGCGATGCCTACAAGCATCTGCACATGCAGGTGGATAAAGAGTGGGCCTACGTACGCGGCAATATCGGCTCGACACTGTTCCAGGATTTCGGCTTTCAGGGCCTGTTTGTGGTCAATGATGCCAACCGCACGGTGTACGCGGTGATTGACGGCCAGTTGCAAGCGTTCGAACTCAGCGAATGGCTCGACCAGCCCCTCACCCAGCTTCTCGACAAGGCCCGTGCCGGCGCCGATGACGAAACGCCCGTGAGCACGTTCATCAACGTACGCGGCAGCCCTGCGCTGGTGGCGGCCGCCGCTATCACGCCGGGCACCGACCCCACCGTAACGGCTGATGGCCGGCAAGCGTCGGTGCTGGTCTTCGTCGACATCCTCGACAGCGCCAAACTGGGCCGGATCGGCGATGACTTTGGCGTGAGCAACCTGCACGTCGCCAGCCCAATGGACATTGCCAAGGGCGTGTTTTTTCCCCTTGGCGACAACGGCAGCGCCGGTAGCCTGTACTGGCAGCCGGAGCAGCCCGGCCTGCGCCTGATCGGCGTCGGCCTGCCCTTGCTGGGGCTGGCCGCGTTGTTGGTGTGCCTGATGACCTGGGTGATTTTACGCCGCAGCACCGCCGCCGCCCTGGCCCTGGATGCCAGCCACAGCTCACTGCAAACCAGCCAGAACGCCTTGGCCACCAGCGAGGCGCGCTTTCGCGATGTGGTGGAGGCAAGCTCCGACTGGGTCTGGGAAATCGACGCCGATTGGCGCTTTACCTACCTGTCGGAGCGTTTCCAAAGCGTTACCGGGTTGACCCGCGACGCGTGGATAGGCGCGGCCATGAATGACCTGTTGGGCACCGAAACCGGGCTGTTGTCACAGTGGCTGTGCACCCCCGACCGGCGCCCGGACCTCAGCGTGCAATGCCTGTATGTGGATGCCCAAGGCCTGGAGCGCACCACGCGGCTGTCGGCGCGCAAAATGCCCTGTGGCGGGTTTCGCGGCACGGCCACCGACGTCACCGAAGAAGTCGAGGCGCGCAGACGCATCGAGTTCCTGTCCCAGCATGACGCCTTGACGGGGCTGCCCAATCGTACGCGCCTGCAAGCCTTCCTCGACGGCAAGCTCAAGGCGCTGCCCACCCTTGAGCAACCGGTGGTGATGCTCAGCCTGGACCTGGACCGGTTCAAACCGGTCAATGACCTGCTCGGGCATGCCGCCGGCGACCGTGTGCTCAATGAAGTGTCGAGCCGCCTGACTGATTGCGTGCGCCACGGCGACCTGGTGGCGCGGGTTGGTGGTGATGAATTTGTGCTGATCATCAGCGATGCCGGCCGTCAGGACGAAGTCGAGCACCTGTGCCGACGGTTGATCGCCTCCATCGAGCGGGCCATCCGCATCGATGAGCAGGAAGTGTTCATCAGCGCCAGCATCGGCATCGCGCTGGCGCCCAATGACACCAGCGACATCACCGAACTGCTGCGTTACGCCGATATCGCGCTGTACGAGGCCAAGTCCGCCGGGCGCAATACCTGGCGGTTCTACTCCGGTGAGATGAATGCACGGATCATCGAGCGTCGCCGCCTGGAAAGTGACCTGCGTTATGGGATCAAGCATGGGGAGTTGCGCCTGCACTTCCAGCCGCGCTATCGCATTGCCGACGGCCAGATGGTCGGTGCCGAAGCGCTGGTGCGCTGGCAGCACCCGGAGCGCGGCCTGATCGCGCCGGACACGTTCATCCCGATTGCCGAAGAGTCAGGCCTGATCCTGGCGCTGAGCGATTGGGTACTGCAAACCGCCTGCGCCTGTGCCGCCCAGTGGCCGGACACGTTGTTTGTGTCGGTGAACCTGTCGCCCACCGAGTTCAAGCGCGGCAACCTGATGGAACGCGTGCACCACGCGTTGCAGACCTCAGGTATCGACCCGGCACGGATGGAGCTGGAAATCACCGAAAGCGTCATGCTCGAAGACGGCGTCGGCGCGCTCGACGTGATGCGCGCCCTCAAGCAACTGGGCATCCGCATTGCCATGGACGATTTCGGCACCGGGTATTCCTCCTTGAGTTACCTGCGCGCATTCCCGTTCGATGGCTTGAAGATAGACCGCAGCTTCCTGACCCGGCTGGAAGACAGCGAAGACGACCAGGCCATCATCCACGCCATCGTCGGCCTAGGGCGCGCCCTGGCTCTCACGGTGACCGCCGAAGGCATTGAAACCGCCGAACACCTGGCGATGCTCAAGGCCGTGGCCTGTGATGAAGGCCAGGGTTACTTCCTCAGCCGCCCCCTGGATATCGACGCGTTCAACCGGCTGCTGGGCCCTACTTGA
- a CDS encoding helix-turn-helix transcriptional regulator — protein sequence MPVSRNQGSNCRKKGEMIKSLGKFLQEIDEGEWAVISSATDYPENWVIPDHSHEKHQLLYATEGVMVVHSAQNQWTVPPNRGFWMPSGHVHSLRCVGRLKMRSVFVRPDSFPNLPTETKAVSISPLLSELIKASVSLKPPYAEDSRDARIMHLILDELAILPALPLSLPQPADPRILRICLALQQDPGDASTMAHWSERLGLDQKTIQRLFRRETGMTFGQWRQQARLLLALERIAVGEKIIDVALELGYESPSAFTSMFKKQFGKTPSLFFK from the coding sequence ATGCCTGTCTCACGAAATCAGGGCAGTAACTGTCGCAAAAAGGGCGAAATGATCAAGTCACTGGGTAAATTCCTGCAGGAGATCGACGAAGGCGAGTGGGCGGTCATCAGTTCTGCCACCGACTACCCGGAAAACTGGGTGATCCCCGACCACAGCCACGAGAAGCATCAACTGCTGTACGCCACCGAAGGTGTGATGGTGGTGCATTCGGCCCAGAACCAGTGGACGGTGCCACCCAATCGTGGCTTCTGGATGCCCAGCGGGCACGTGCATTCCCTGCGCTGCGTGGGCCGGCTGAAAATGCGCAGCGTATTTGTGCGCCCCGACAGCTTTCCCAACCTGCCCACCGAAACCAAGGCGGTAAGCATCTCACCGCTGCTGAGCGAACTGATCAAAGCCTCGGTCAGCTTGAAGCCGCCCTACGCCGAGGACTCGCGGGATGCGCGAATCATGCACCTGATCCTCGATGAACTGGCCATCCTGCCGGCCTTGCCGTTATCCCTGCCGCAACCGGCCGACCCCCGTATCCTGCGTATCTGCCTGGCGCTGCAACAGGACCCGGGCGACGCCTCGACAATGGCACACTGGAGTGAGCGCCTGGGCCTGGATCAGAAAACCATCCAGCGTCTGTTCCGCCGGGAAACGGGCATGACCTTCGGCCAATGGCGCCAGCAGGCGCGGTTGCTGTTGGCGCTGGAACGCATCGCGGTGGGTGAGAAGATTATCGATGTGGCCTTGGAACTCGGCTATGAAAGCCCGAGCGCCTTTACCAGCATGTTCAAGAAGCAGTTCGGCAAGACGCCGAGTCTGTTCTTCAAGTAG
- a CDS encoding MFS transporter produces the protein MSTLTASPAAATSTPHVSPLVMRILGACALAHLINDLIQAVLPSIYPMLKANYGLTFAQVGLITLTFQLTASLLQPWIGYHTDRHPKPWLLPAGMVCTLIGILMLAFVGSFPAILLAAGLVGVGSSTFHPETSRVARLASGGRYGLAQSTFQVGGNTGSALGPLLAAAIIIPYGQGNIAWFGLFAVFAILVLYGLSRWYRNHLALFKLKQGGKATHGLSKGRVTFALVVLAVLVFSKYFYMSSLTSYFTFYLIEKFDLSVANSQLFLFLFLGAVAAGTFLGGPIGDKIGRKKVIWFSILGAAPFTLALPYVDLFWTAVLSVVIGFILASAFSAIVVFAQELVPGNVGMIAGVFFGLMFGFSGIGAALLGLLADSHGIEYVYKLCSFLPLVGILTVLLPSTKGV, from the coding sequence ATGTCGACACTCACCGCGTCACCCGCTGCTGCAACCAGTACGCCCCACGTAAGCCCCTTGGTCATGCGCATCCTCGGTGCCTGCGCACTGGCGCATCTGATCAATGACCTGATCCAGGCCGTGCTGCCATCGATCTACCCGATGCTCAAGGCCAACTACGGGCTGACGTTTGCCCAGGTGGGGCTGATCACCCTGACCTTCCAACTGACGGCATCGCTGCTACAACCGTGGATCGGCTACCACACCGACCGCCATCCCAAACCCTGGCTGCTGCCGGCCGGCATGGTGTGCACCTTGATCGGCATCCTGATGCTGGCGTTTGTCGGCAGCTTCCCGGCCATCCTGTTGGCGGCGGGACTGGTGGGCGTGGGCTCATCGACCTTCCACCCGGAAACCTCCCGCGTGGCACGCCTGGCCTCCGGCGGGCGCTACGGCCTGGCGCAATCGACCTTCCAGGTCGGCGGCAACACCGGCAGCGCGTTGGGGCCGTTGCTCGCGGCGGCAATCATCATTCCCTATGGCCAGGGCAACATCGCCTGGTTCGGACTGTTTGCCGTGTTCGCGATCCTGGTGCTGTATGGCTTGAGCCGCTGGTACCGTAACCACCTCGCCCTGTTCAAGCTCAAGCAAGGCGGCAAAGCCACCCACGGCTTGTCCAAAGGACGCGTGACGTTTGCCCTGGTGGTATTGGCCGTGTTGGTGTTTTCCAAATACTTCTACATGTCCAGCCTCACCAGCTACTTCACCTTCTACCTGATCGAGAAGTTCGACCTGTCGGTAGCCAACTCCCAGTTGTTCCTGTTCCTGTTCCTCGGAGCAGTCGCCGCCGGCACCTTCCTGGGTGGCCCGATCGGCGACAAGATCGGCCGCAAGAAAGTCATCTGGTTCTCCATCCTCGGCGCGGCGCCCTTCACCCTGGCCCTGCCCTACGTCGACCTGTTCTGGACCGCCGTGCTCAGCGTGGTGATCGGCTTTATCCTGGCCTCGGCGTTCTCGGCCATCGTGGTGTTTGCCCAGGAACTGGTGCCGGGCAATGTGGGAATGATCGCCGGGGTGTTCTTCGGCCTGATGTTCGGCTTCAGCGGGATTGGCGCGGCGTTGCTGGGTTTGCTCGCCGATAGCCACGGCATCGAGTATGTCTACAAGCTGTGCTCGTTCCTGCCGTTGGTGGGCATCCTGACGGTCCTGCTGCCCTCGACCAAAGGCGTCTGA
- a CDS encoding GGDEF domain-containing protein: MTLDPPTILALTVALAAAAALYLLVEWRSVREPSLLLWSSGFATITIGSTLALLRINGFLVIGIWFANGLLVTAHFLFLLGVARFTQVRVSRAWVLMPAIWFAMLALPADPSWSKAMLAVQSLLVALPTLRASFLLRPHGRSLSVGAVQLRFVLLLHGIFYVAKALSVVIPGTLIDLAAFKGEIIQISLVEGAMAIMLIALSMTGSERYRREQQIARLAARDPLTALYNRRALDLRAPRLLAQVSAQHPGALLLIDIDNFKGVNDLHGHTAGDRLLIALSEMIRAVVPQGALAARMGGDEFVILLSPATAEQIVELGSSLRDQFQQLAAQRFSTPQPVTLSIGANLFDQPPESLAALIEQGDSTLYESKRGGRDSIRLVDRTGVSAYR; this comes from the coding sequence ATGACGCTCGACCCTCCTACGATTTTGGCACTCACCGTTGCCCTGGCAGCCGCGGCCGCCCTTTACCTGCTGGTTGAATGGCGCAGCGTGCGCGAACCCTCGCTGCTGTTGTGGAGCAGCGGTTTCGCCACCATTACCATCGGTTCCACCCTGGCCCTGCTGCGCATCAATGGCTTTCTCGTCATCGGCATCTGGTTCGCCAACGGCTTGCTGGTGACCGCACACTTTCTGTTTTTGCTCGGCGTCGCACGGTTTACCCAAGTGCGTGTGTCGCGCGCCTGGGTGCTGATGCCTGCAATCTGGTTCGCCATGCTCGCGTTGCCGGCGGACCCGTCATGGTCCAAAGCCATGCTGGCGGTGCAATCACTGCTGGTCGCCCTGCCCACCCTGCGCGCCAGCTTCCTGCTGCGGCCCCACGGCCGGTCCCTGAGCGTGGGCGCAGTGCAGCTGCGTTTCGTGTTGCTGCTGCACGGGATCTTTTACGTGGCCAAGGCGCTGTCAGTGGTGATCCCCGGCACCCTGATCGACCTCGCCGCCTTCAAGGGCGAAATCATCCAGATATCCCTGGTGGAAGGCGCCATGGCAATCATGCTGATTGCGCTATCCATGACCGGCTCCGAACGCTACCGCCGCGAACAACAGATCGCCCGGCTCGCTGCCCGCGACCCACTCACCGCCCTGTACAACCGCCGCGCCCTCGACCTTCGCGCGCCGCGCTTGCTGGCCCAGGTATCCGCGCAACACCCCGGTGCCCTGCTGTTGATCGACATCGACAACTTCAAAGGCGTCAACGACCTCCACGGCCACACTGCCGGTGACCGCCTGCTGATCGCATTGAGCGAAATGATCCGCGCCGTCGTGCCCCAAGGCGCATTGGCGGCGCGGATGGGCGGGGATGAATTTGTAATCCTGCTGAGCCCGGCGACGGCCGAGCAGATCGTCGAACTGGGCAGCAGCCTGCGCGACCAGTTCCAGCAACTGGCCGCGCAGCGCTTCAGCACGCCGCAGCCGGTGACCCTGAGCATTGGCGCCAACCTGTTCGATCAGCCGCCGGAGAGCCTGGCGGCGTTGATTGAACAGGGGGATTCGACGTTGTATGAGTCCAAGCGGGGTGGGCGCGACAGTATTCGGTTGGTGGATCGGACCGGCGTCAGCGCCTACCGCTAG
- the iolG gene encoding inositol 2-dehydrogenase yields MLRIAVLGAGRIAKIHAANVAAHPSATLVLVADPWREGVDALSTQLGCEAAYDCAAVLTRQDIDAVVIGTPTDTHIDLLLAAVAAGKAVLCEKPIDLDIAKARSAAQAVERQGGHVMLGFNRRFDPDMLRLRQALDAGQIGAVRQVIITSRDPGLAPRDYLEHSGGILRDMTIHDFDTARHLLGEEPVEVSAIASRLVDPTLEQIDDYDSVMVLLRTASGKQCHINCCRQAVYGYDQRVEVSGATGVLLTDNHRPSTLRHWGAEHTEALEPLQHFFLERYADAYRNELTQFIDALNDGRELPTSVRDGLYALHLADCALESVRTGRSVAVSYDL; encoded by the coding sequence ATGCTACGTATTGCCGTTCTAGGTGCCGGGCGCATCGCCAAGATCCACGCCGCCAACGTCGCCGCCCACCCCAGCGCCACGCTGGTGCTGGTGGCCGACCCCTGGCGCGAAGGCGTCGATGCACTCAGCACGCAACTGGGCTGCGAAGCGGCCTACGACTGCGCCGCCGTGCTCACCCGCCAAGACATCGATGCCGTGGTGATCGGCACCCCCACCGACACCCATATCGACCTGCTGCTGGCAGCGGTGGCCGCAGGTAAAGCGGTGCTCTGCGAAAAACCCATCGACCTCGATATCGCCAAGGCCCGCAGCGCCGCCCAAGCCGTGGAACGCCAAGGCGGCCACGTCATGCTCGGTTTCAACCGCCGCTTCGACCCCGATATGCTGCGCCTGCGCCAGGCCCTCGATGCCGGCCAGATCGGCGCCGTGCGCCAAGTCATCATCACCAGCCGCGACCCCGGCCTGGCCCCACGTGACTACCTGGAGCATTCCGGCGGCATCCTGCGCGACATGACCATCCATGACTTCGACACCGCCCGCCACCTGCTCGGCGAAGAACCGGTGGAAGTCAGCGCCATCGCCAGCCGTCTGGTAGACCCCACCCTGGAGCAGATCGACGACTACGACAGTGTCATGGTCCTGCTGCGCACCGCCTCCGGCAAGCAATGCCACATCAACTGCTGCCGCCAGGCGGTGTACGGCTACGACCAACGCGTCGAAGTCTCCGGCGCCACGGGCGTCCTGCTCACCGACAACCACCGGCCCAGCACCTTGCGCCATTGGGGGGCCGAGCACACCGAAGCGCTCGAACCGTTGCAGCACTTTTTCCTGGAGCGGTATGCGGATGCGTATCGCAATGAGCTGACCCAGTTCATTGATGCGCTGAACGACGGTCGCGAGCTGCCCACCAGCGTGCGGGATGGGTTGTATGCGCTGCACTTGGCAGATTGTGCGTTGGAATCGGTGAGGACGGGGCGCAGTGTGGCAGTGAGTTACGACCTCTAG